The following are from one region of the Carnobacterium gallinarum DSM 4847 genome:
- the pepT gene encoding peptidase T, with translation MYPNLVRRFIHYAKIETRSDPTSLTIPTTISQIKFAEILVMELIQLGLVEVSLNTENGFVTAILPSNISEKVPTIGFIAHLDTADFNAVQIQPQIHPNYDGSILTLNEELGIYLNPKEFPNLHNYLGETLITTDGTTLLGADDKAGIAEIITAMDYLLTHPEIKHGTVKVAFGPDEEIGRGADLFDVLKFSADFAYTIDSGTVGRLEFETFNAAEAKIEIKGKSVHPGTAKNHLIHALKLAYQFDATLPQGEVPEKTAGYEGFYLLNSLEGTVESARLNYIIRDHDQATFLARKNFFQEMVVKMNQELGEERIFLTLKDQYYNMGEIIQRDPSIVALAVEAMERIGIQPIIEPFRGGTDGSKISYLGLPCPNLFTGGENFHGRYEFISTTSMEKATATIIEICQLNAEKQR, from the coding sequence ATGTATCCTAATTTAGTTCGTCGTTTTATTCACTACGCTAAAATTGAAACACGTTCGGATCCAACAAGCTTAACAATTCCAACAACGATTTCACAAATAAAGTTTGCCGAAATATTAGTTATGGAGCTCATCCAACTAGGATTAGTAGAAGTATCCTTAAATACTGAAAACGGCTTTGTTACAGCGATACTTCCAAGTAATATATCAGAAAAAGTTCCAACCATTGGATTTATCGCACATTTAGATACTGCTGATTTTAACGCAGTTCAGATTCAGCCGCAAATCCATCCAAATTATGATGGGAGTATTTTAACTTTGAATGAAGAGTTAGGAATTTATTTGAATCCTAAAGAATTTCCTAATTTGCATAATTATCTTGGTGAGACATTGATTACGACTGACGGAACAACGTTATTAGGTGCAGATGATAAAGCGGGTATTGCCGAGATTATTACTGCAATGGACTATTTACTTACCCATCCCGAAATAAAACATGGGACAGTTAAAGTTGCTTTTGGACCTGATGAAGAAATTGGTCGGGGAGCAGATTTATTTGATGTTCTTAAATTTTCTGCTGATTTTGCGTATACAATTGATAGTGGAACAGTTGGACGACTAGAATTTGAAACTTTTAACGCTGCAGAAGCAAAGATTGAAATCAAAGGGAAAAGCGTTCATCCGGGAACTGCAAAAAATCATCTTATTCATGCATTAAAATTAGCTTATCAGTTTGATGCGACTTTGCCACAAGGAGAAGTGCCAGAAAAAACGGCTGGTTATGAAGGTTTTTATTTGTTAAATTCATTGGAGGGAACAGTTGAATCAGCTAGACTAAATTATATTATTCGGGATCATGATCAAGCTACCTTTTTAGCGCGCAAAAACTTCTTTCAAGAAATGGTCGTAAAAATGAATCAAGAATTAGGAGAGGAAAGAATTTTTCTGACTCTTAAGGACCAATATTATAACATGGGTGAGATTATTCAGCGTGATCCATCAATCGTTGCATTAGCTGTGGAAGCCATGGAGCGAATTGGCATTCAACCTATCATTGAACCCTTTAGAGGAGGGACAGATGGGTCTAAAATTTCCTATTTGGGTTTACCCTGTCCTAATTTATTTACAGGCGGGGAAAATTTTCATGGACGTTATGAATTTATCAGTACAACAAGCATGGAGAAAGCCACTGCAACTATTATCGAAATTTGTCAATTAAATGCAGAAAAACAGCGTTAA
- the rpsB gene encoding 30S ribosomal protein S2, translated as MAVISMKQLLEAGVHFGHQTRRWNPKMKRYIFTERNGIYIIDLQKTVKLVDEAYNYMKDVAENGGIALFVGTKKQAQEAVKDEAIRSGQYFVNHRWLGGTLTNWDTIQKRIKRLKEINKMEEDGTFDLLPKKEVGILMKQRERLEKFLGGIQDMPRIPDVMFIVDPRKERIAVQEAHKLNIPIVGIVDTNCDPDEIDVVIPANDDAIRAVKLLTAKMADAMIEGRQGEDEVVEETFVAETVTEGAETVSIEEIVEVVEGDNAE; from the coding sequence ATGGCAGTAATCTCAATGAAACAATTGCTAGAAGCAGGTGTTCACTTCGGTCACCAAACACGTCGTTGGAACCCAAAAATGAAACGTTACATCTTTACAGAAAGAAACGGAATCTACATTATTGACTTACAAAAAACAGTTAAATTAGTAGACGAAGCTTACAACTACATGAAAGATGTTGCTGAAAATGGCGGAATCGCGCTATTCGTAGGAACTAAAAAACAAGCTCAAGAAGCTGTTAAAGACGAAGCTATCCGTTCAGGTCAATACTTTGTTAACCACCGTTGGTTAGGTGGAACATTAACAAACTGGGATACAATTCAAAAACGTATCAAACGTTTGAAAGAAATCAACAAAATGGAAGAGGACGGAACTTTTGACCTTTTACCTAAAAAAGAAGTTGGTATCTTAATGAAACAACGTGAACGTTTAGAAAAATTCTTAGGCGGAATCCAAGATATGCCAAGAATTCCAGACGTAATGTTTATTGTTGATCCTCGTAAAGAACGCATTGCTGTTCAAGAAGCTCACAAATTAAACATTCCTATCGTTGGGATTGTTGATACAAACTGTGATCCAGACGAAATTGATGTTGTTATTCCAGCGAATGATGATGCAATTCGTGCCGTTAAATTATTGACAGCTAAAATGGCTGATGCAATGATCGAAGGACGTCAAGGTGAAGATGAAGTTGTTGAAGAAACTTTCGTTGCTGAAACAGTAACTGAAGGCGCAGAAACTGTTTCAATCGAAGAAATCGTTGAAGTAGTTGAAGGCGACAACGCTGAATAA
- the tsf gene encoding translation elongation factor Ts translates to MTQVTATLVKKLRDMTGVGMMDAKKALVAVEGDIDKAVDHLREHGMAKAAKKADRVAAEGLASVFVEGNTAAIVEINSETDFVSKNEQFQTLVAEVTRQVAEANPATLEEALEIKTASGTISTEILEATTVIGEKISFRRFERVTKDDNAAFGAYLHMGGRIAVLVLLEGTTDEEIAKDVAMHIAAINPKYVSRDQVSKEEIDHETKVLTEQALNEGKPANIVEKMIQGRLNKYLAEISLVDQSFVKDPDQTVGKFVASKGATIKSFVRFEVGEGIEKREDNFVEEVMSQVNK, encoded by the coding sequence ATGACACAAGTAACAGCAACTTTAGTTAAAAAATTACGTGATATGACTGGTGTTGGAATGATGGATGCTAAAAAAGCTTTAGTAGCCGTAGAAGGAGACATCGATAAAGCTGTCGATCACTTAAGAGAACACGGAATGGCAAAGGCTGCTAAAAAAGCAGATCGTGTTGCTGCTGAAGGTTTAGCAAGTGTTTTTGTTGAAGGAAATACTGCTGCAATCGTTGAAATCAACTCAGAAACAGATTTCGTTTCTAAAAATGAACAATTCCAAACATTAGTAGCAGAAGTAACTCGTCAAGTTGCTGAAGCAAACCCAGCTACTCTTGAAGAAGCTCTTGAAATTAAAACTGCTAGTGGAACAATTAGTACTGAAATTTTAGAAGCAACTACTGTAATTGGTGAAAAAATCAGCTTCCGTCGTTTTGAACGTGTAACCAAAGATGACAATGCTGCATTTGGTGCTTATTTACACATGGGCGGACGTATTGCTGTGCTAGTTCTTCTTGAAGGAACTACTGACGAAGAAATCGCAAAAGATGTTGCTATGCACATTGCTGCAATTAATCCTAAATATGTTTCTCGCGATCAAGTTTCTAAAGAAGAAATCGATCACGAAACTAAAGTTTTAACTGAACAAGCACTTAATGAAGGCAAACCAGCTAACATCGTTGAAAAAATGATTCAAGGTCGTTTAAACAAATATTTAGCTGAAATTAGCTTAGTTGACCAATCATTTGTTAAAGATCCAGATCAAACTGTTGGTAAATTTGTGGCTTCTAAAGGCGCTACAATCAAATCATTCGTCCGCTTTGAAGTTGGCGAAGGAATTGAAAAACGTGAAGATAACTTTGTTGAAGAAGTTATGAGCCAAGTAAATAAATAA